From a single Larimichthys crocea isolate SSNF chromosome XIII, L_crocea_2.0, whole genome shotgun sequence genomic region:
- the LOC104920536 gene encoding NADH dehydrogenase [ubiquinone] flavoprotein 1, mitochondrial has protein sequence MLARRMLWGAVERQIAPRLTYSTAAAQPQVKPKKTKFGPLSDQDRIFTNLYGRHDWRLKGSLKRGDWYKTKEIILKGSDWILNEVKISGLRGRGGAGFPTGMKWSFMNKPSDGRPKYLVVNADEGEPGTCKDREIMRHDPHKLIEGCLVAGRAMGARAAYIYIRGEFYNESSNLQVAINEAYKAGLIGKNACGSGYDFDVFVARGAGAYICGEETALIESLEGKQGKPRLKPPFPADIGVFGCPTTVANVETVAVAPQICRRGGAWFASFGRERNSGTKLFNISGHVNTPCTVEEEMSIPLRELIERHAGGVRGGWDNLLGVIPGGSSTPIIPRHVCDEVLMDFDDLVRAETALGTAAVIVMDKSTDVIRAIARLVEFYKHESCGQCTPCREGVDWMDKMMWRFVRGEAAVSEIDMIWELSKQIEGHTICALGDGAAWPVQGLIRHFRPIMESRIAQYNKKNPAREPEIEMI, from the exons ATGCTGGCTCGGCGGATGCTGTGGGGAGCTGTGGAGCGTCAGATCGCTCCGCGTCTGACCTacagcactgcagcagcacagccgCAG GTGAAGCCAAAAAAGACTAAATTTGGCCCTCTGAGTGACCAAGACCGGATATTCACCAACTTATATGGGCGACATGACTGGAG ACTCAAGGGTTCACTCAAACGAGGAGACTGGTATAAGACCAAGGAGATCATACTGAAGGGATCAGACTGGATCCTAAATGAGGTGAAAATCTCAGGGCTTCGAGGCAGAGGAGGAGCGGGCTTCCCCACCGGCATGAAGTGGAGCTTCATGAACAAACCCAGTGATGGCAG ACCTAAATATCTGGTGGTGAATGCAGATGAGGGTGAGCCAGGGACGTGTAAAGACCGTGAGATAATGCGCCATGACCCCCACAAGCTAATCGAAGGGTGCCTGGTTGCTGGGAGAGCCATGGGTGCCCGTGCTGCCTACATCTACATCAGAGGAGAGTTTTACAATGAGTCATCAAATCTACAG GTGGCAATCAATGAGGCCTACAAAGCCGGGCTGATAGGGAAGAACGCTTGTGGCTCAGGGTATGATTTCGATGTGTTTGTGGCACGGGGAGCTGGAGCGTACATCTGCGGGGAGGAGACGGCCCTCATCGAGTCCCTCGAAGGCAAACAAGGGAAACCCCGACTCAAGCCACCATTCCCTGCAGACATAG gGGTGTTTGGATGCCCGACAACAGTTGCCAACGTGGAGACAGTTGCTGTGGCGCCTCAGATCTGTCGTCGAGGCGGAGCTTGGTTCGCCAGCTTTGGGAGGGAGAGGAACTCTGGCACGAAGCTGTTCAACATCTCCGGTCACGTGAACACGCCGTGCACGGTGGAGGAAGAGATGTCTATTCCTCTGAGGGAGTTAATAGAGAGACacgcag GAGGAGTGAGGGGCGGCTGGGACAATCTATTAGGAGTGATCCCGGGAGGGTCCTCCACTCCCATCATCCCTCGCCATGTGTGCGATGAGGTTTTGATGGATTTTGATGACCTGGTCCGTGCAGAGACTGCACTGGGAACCGCTGCCGTCATAGTTATGGATAAATCG ACTGATGTGATCCGAGCCATCGCACGTTTGGTTGAGTTCTATAAACATGAGAGCTGTGGCCAGTGCACCCCCTGCAGAGAGG gaGTTGACTGGATGGATAAAATGATGTGGAGGTTTGTTCGAGGAGAAGCCGCAGTTTCAGAAATTGACATGATCTGGGAGCTAAGCAAGCAGATAGAGGGACACACCATCTGTGCACTGGGCGACGGAGCTGCCTGGCCTGTGCAG GGACTGATTCGACATTTCCGGCCAATCATGGAGAGCCGCATCGCTCAGTATAACAAGAAAAACCCCGCGAGAGAGCCAGAGATTGAGATGATCTGA
- the zbtb7b gene encoding zinc finger and BTB domain-containing protein 7B isoform X1: MDATRHTLPRLQLTVPMPIKTGKVAMSPGEDGLIGIPFPEHSNELLSHLNNQRRAGLLCDLTLTSRGARYPTHRSVMAAVSLYFRQLFGAEEGGGEGGGGFSVCQLDCVAPDALDALLEFAYTATLTIPSSGMRDVLRGAQLLGIQCVADACRDILGETAEAEGETAEEQRAQHIATERIAQESRIMKGSRRKTDKLRVKKVGSHHINSSALNPPSASPVSHPSPASDSFRSLPSTQPPSPEQDELHHKSGQNGDPKAIREPGRGATLNGGLLHWLHERPRIAHPPPVPPLNDKLSEDDDLEGFGDDSMLMGSTSIPTSVANQGVAASAGAGGRKRKSQTPQQCPVCQKIIHGAGKLPRHMRTHTGEKPFQCSACGVRFTRNDKLKIHMRKHTGERPYPCPHCSARFLHSYDLKNHLSLHSGARPFECPLCHKAFAREDHLQRHRKGHSCLELRTRRPRRGPEHGEDGRGDGSGMEQSNPLEAMSLQAHSSAFLPHALLDVGSATGPLMYPADVERERSLALQAFAHLGSRRLAYPELFLRGLELRGGREAEGEDPGGTHSPASQRDRWADEVEEEIGEEDVEEEE, translated from the exons ATGGATGCCACGAGACACACGCTGCCTCGCCTCCAGCTGACTGTGCCCATGCCTATAAAGACGGGAAAG GTGGCGATGTCTCCAGGAGAGGATGGTCTGATTGGGATCCCCTTCCCGGAGCACAGCAATGAGCTCTTGTCCCACTTGAATAACCAGAGGAGGGCAGGACTCCTGTGTGACCTCACTCTGACATCCCGCGGGGCGCGCTACCCGACCCACCGCTCTGTCATGGCTGCCGTCAGTCTCTACTTCCGCCAGCTGTTCGGGGCAGAGGAGGGAGGCggtgagggtggaggtggtttcAGCGTGTGTCAGCTGGACTGCGTGGCGCCCGACGCCCTGGACGCCCTGCTGGAGTTTGCCTACACTGCCACCCTGACCATCCCAAGCTCTGGGATGAGAGATGTGCTGCGAGGGGCTCAGCTTCTGGGCATCCAATGTGTGGCTGACGCGTGCAGAGACATCCTGGGGGAGACAGCGGAGGCAGAGGgggagacagcagaggagcagagagccCAACACATAGCTACTGAGAGGATTGCGCAGGAGAGCAGGATAATGAAAGGGTCccgaagaaaaacagacaaactgaggGTGAAAAAAGTTGGGTCGCATCACATCAACTCCTCTGCTTTGAACCCCCCATCTGCTTCTCCCGTCTCACACCCTTCACCTGCATCCGACAGCTTCCGTTCCCTGCCTTCAACCCAGCCACCCAGTCCAGAACAAGATGAGCTTCACCACAAATCTGGGCAGAACGGAGATCCCAAGGCGATCAGAGAGCCAGGGAGAGGAGCCACACTTAACGGAGGGCTCCTTCACTGGCTCCATGAGCGCCCTCGTATAGCCCATCCACCTCCTGTCCCGCCCTTGAATGATAAGCTGTCAGAAGATGACGACTTGGAGGGTTTTGGCGACGATAGTATGCTGATGGGAAGCACCTCCATACCTACCTCTGTAGCTAATCAAGGGGTGGCGGCATCAGCAGGGGCaggtgggaggaagaggaagtctcAGACACCCCAGCAGTGCCCTGTTTGTCAGAAGATCATCCATGGAGCAGGAAAACTGCCCCGGCACATGAGGACACACACTGGGGAGAAGCCCTTCCAGTGCTCGGCCTGTGGAGTCCGTTTCACCCG gAATGATAAGTTGAAGATCCAcatgaggaaacacacaggcgAGCGCCCCTACCCCTGCCCACACTGTTCTGCCCGGTTTCTCCACTCATACGACCTCAAAAACCACCTGTCCCTCCACAGCGGGGCGAGGCCCTTCGAGTGTCCACTCTGCCACAAGGCCTTTGCCCGAGAGGACCACCTCCAGCGTCACCGCAAGGGACACAGCTGCCTGGAGTTGCGTACACGCCGGCCCAGACGGGGGCCCGAGCATGGGGAGGATGGGAGAGGGGATGGAAGTGGGATGGAGCAGTCCAACCCGCTGGAGGCTATGTCTTTACAGGCCCACTCCTCTGCGTTCCTCCCTCACGCCTTGCTGGATGTTGGGAGTGCGACCGGCCCGCTGATGTACCCAGCTGATGTCGAGAGGGAGCGATCTCTCGCCCTTCAGGCTTTTGCTCATCTTGGGTCTCGCAGGCTGGCCTACCCTGAGCTCTTTCTACGAGGTCTGGAGCTGCGAGGGGGcagggaggcagagggagaagatCCAGGAGGAACCCACTCTCCGGCTTCGCAACGTGATCGATGGGCAGATGAAGTAGAGGAAGAAATTGGAGAAGAGGACGTGGAAGAAGAGGAATAg
- the zbtb7b gene encoding zinc finger and BTB domain-containing protein 7B isoform X2: protein MSPGEDGLIGIPFPEHSNELLSHLNNQRRAGLLCDLTLTSRGARYPTHRSVMAAVSLYFRQLFGAEEGGGEGGGGFSVCQLDCVAPDALDALLEFAYTATLTIPSSGMRDVLRGAQLLGIQCVADACRDILGETAEAEGETAEEQRAQHIATERIAQESRIMKGSRRKTDKLRVKKVGSHHINSSALNPPSASPVSHPSPASDSFRSLPSTQPPSPEQDELHHKSGQNGDPKAIREPGRGATLNGGLLHWLHERPRIAHPPPVPPLNDKLSEDDDLEGFGDDSMLMGSTSIPTSVANQGVAASAGAGGRKRKSQTPQQCPVCQKIIHGAGKLPRHMRTHTGEKPFQCSACGVRFTRNDKLKIHMRKHTGERPYPCPHCSARFLHSYDLKNHLSLHSGARPFECPLCHKAFAREDHLQRHRKGHSCLELRTRRPRRGPEHGEDGRGDGSGMEQSNPLEAMSLQAHSSAFLPHALLDVGSATGPLMYPADVERERSLALQAFAHLGSRRLAYPELFLRGLELRGGREAEGEDPGGTHSPASQRDRWADEVEEEIGEEDVEEEE, encoded by the exons ATGTCTCCAGGAGAGGATGGTCTGATTGGGATCCCCTTCCCGGAGCACAGCAATGAGCTCTTGTCCCACTTGAATAACCAGAGGAGGGCAGGACTCCTGTGTGACCTCACTCTGACATCCCGCGGGGCGCGCTACCCGACCCACCGCTCTGTCATGGCTGCCGTCAGTCTCTACTTCCGCCAGCTGTTCGGGGCAGAGGAGGGAGGCggtgagggtggaggtggtttcAGCGTGTGTCAGCTGGACTGCGTGGCGCCCGACGCCCTGGACGCCCTGCTGGAGTTTGCCTACACTGCCACCCTGACCATCCCAAGCTCTGGGATGAGAGATGTGCTGCGAGGGGCTCAGCTTCTGGGCATCCAATGTGTGGCTGACGCGTGCAGAGACATCCTGGGGGAGACAGCGGAGGCAGAGGgggagacagcagaggagcagagagccCAACACATAGCTACTGAGAGGATTGCGCAGGAGAGCAGGATAATGAAAGGGTCccgaagaaaaacagacaaactgaggGTGAAAAAAGTTGGGTCGCATCACATCAACTCCTCTGCTTTGAACCCCCCATCTGCTTCTCCCGTCTCACACCCTTCACCTGCATCCGACAGCTTCCGTTCCCTGCCTTCAACCCAGCCACCCAGTCCAGAACAAGATGAGCTTCACCACAAATCTGGGCAGAACGGAGATCCCAAGGCGATCAGAGAGCCAGGGAGAGGAGCCACACTTAACGGAGGGCTCCTTCACTGGCTCCATGAGCGCCCTCGTATAGCCCATCCACCTCCTGTCCCGCCCTTGAATGATAAGCTGTCAGAAGATGACGACTTGGAGGGTTTTGGCGACGATAGTATGCTGATGGGAAGCACCTCCATACCTACCTCTGTAGCTAATCAAGGGGTGGCGGCATCAGCAGGGGCaggtgggaggaagaggaagtctcAGACACCCCAGCAGTGCCCTGTTTGTCAGAAGATCATCCATGGAGCAGGAAAACTGCCCCGGCACATGAGGACACACACTGGGGAGAAGCCCTTCCAGTGCTCGGCCTGTGGAGTCCGTTTCACCCG gAATGATAAGTTGAAGATCCAcatgaggaaacacacaggcgAGCGCCCCTACCCCTGCCCACACTGTTCTGCCCGGTTTCTCCACTCATACGACCTCAAAAACCACCTGTCCCTCCACAGCGGGGCGAGGCCCTTCGAGTGTCCACTCTGCCACAAGGCCTTTGCCCGAGAGGACCACCTCCAGCGTCACCGCAAGGGACACAGCTGCCTGGAGTTGCGTACACGCCGGCCCAGACGGGGGCCCGAGCATGGGGAGGATGGGAGAGGGGATGGAAGTGGGATGGAGCAGTCCAACCCGCTGGAGGCTATGTCTTTACAGGCCCACTCCTCTGCGTTCCTCCCTCACGCCTTGCTGGATGTTGGGAGTGCGACCGGCCCGCTGATGTACCCAGCTGATGTCGAGAGGGAGCGATCTCTCGCCCTTCAGGCTTTTGCTCATCTTGGGTCTCGCAGGCTGGCCTACCCTGAGCTCTTTCTACGAGGTCTGGAGCTGCGAGGGGGcagggaggcagagggagaagatCCAGGAGGAACCCACTCTCCGGCTTCGCAACGTGATCGATGGGCAGATGAAGTAGAGGAAGAAATTGGAGAAGAGGACGTGGAAGAAGAGGAATAg